One genomic segment of Ipomoea triloba cultivar NCNSP0323 chromosome 9, ASM357664v1 includes these proteins:
- the LOC116028690 gene encoding protein N-terminal asparagine amidohydrolase isoform X1: MIYVGGVQFSTGSDDSSSSQGKDILMALMEHPALVSASSSFSAIQERKFSLSNDSHLVRTRQIKWVYIFQREYATVDPSLVDLVGTDEATTCVGLIIRNPQSGMISVAHMDSPSIVEVGLTQMLSSVLDQNSDTILDVHLIGGFNDVSHQHENGVTKSHEKIEGYSFPLCSKIVEILGKSINKFNIQTLHVLGHNTRQDSEGNAYPIFNGFLVETATGSIFPASFDGTTRCPDELVRRIRVTASFEDPSWRGRLLETYDTQSDKFIIAPCAWTNLQVHIALSYQNLSDPEILRMCSTSPFAEAPDFVDNQRRQWEYVLEHPDWRETFPSKQPRIFERTVDGSWVRHPVRPRGSTFVYAK, encoded by the exons ATGATATACGTCGGCGGGGTTCAATTCTCTACTGGTTCCGATGATTCATCTTCGTCTCAG GGAAAAGATATATTGATGGCCTTAATGGAGCATCCTGCTTTGGTATCTGCATCATCTTCATTTAGTGCCATCCAGGAGAGGAAATTTTCTCTTTCCAATGACTCTCATTTGGTAAGAACAAGACAAATTAAATGGGTCTATATTTTCCAAAGAGAATATGCAACTGTGGATCCTTCACTTGTTGAT TTGGTTGGTACTGATGAGGCAACAACCTGTGTAGGTCTTATCATACGAAACCCACAAAGTGGaat GATCTCTGTTGCCCATATGGATTCTCCAAGTATTGTTGAAGTTGGCCTAACCCAGATGTTATCTTCTGTTCTTGATCAAAACAGTGACACCATTTTGGAT GTGCATTTAATTGGTGGTTTCAATGATGTCTCACATCAA CACGAAAATGGTGTTACAAAAAGTCATGAAAAAATAGAGGGATATTCCTTTCCCCTGTGTTCCAAGATAGTTGAAATTCTGGGAAAGAGCATCAACAAGTTCAATATTCAAACTCTACATGTTCTTGGTCATAACACTAGACAAGATTCAGAAGGAAATGCATACCCAATCTTCAATGGTTTCCTG GTGGAAACTGCCACTGGATCAATTTTTCCAGCAAGCTTTGATGGAACTACTAGATGTCCTGATGAACTCGTTAGGAGAATCCGAGTGACTGCTTCTTTTGAGGATCCCAGTTGGCGGGGTAGACTGCTGGAGACATATGACACTCAGTCTGACAAATTCATAATTGCTCCTTGTGCTTG GACCAATCTTCAAGTACATATTGCTCTATCGTATCAAAACCTATCTGATCCAGAAATCCTTCGTATGTGTTCCACTTCACCTTTTGCTGAGGCTCCTGACTTTGTGGATAACCAAAGAAG GCAATGGGAGTATGTATTGGAACACCCAGACTGGAGAGAAACATTTCCCTCCAAACAGCCCCGAATATTTGAGAGGACTGTTGATGGGAGTTGGGTCAGGCACCCTGTGAGGCCCAGAGGCTCTACATTTGTGTATGCCAAATAa
- the LOC116028690 gene encoding protein N-terminal asparagine amidohydrolase isoform X2: MIYVGGVQFSTGSDDSSSSQGKDILMALMEHPALVSASSSFSAIQERKFSLSNDSHLLVGTDEATTCVGLIIRNPQSGMISVAHMDSPSIVEVGLTQMLSSVLDQNSDTILDVHLIGGFNDVSHQHENGVTKSHEKIEGYSFPLCSKIVEILGKSINKFNIQTLHVLGHNTRQDSEGNAYPIFNGFLVETATGSIFPASFDGTTRCPDELVRRIRVTASFEDPSWRGRLLETYDTQSDKFIIAPCAWTNLQVHIALSYQNLSDPEILRMCSTSPFAEAPDFVDNQRRQWEYVLEHPDWRETFPSKQPRIFERTVDGSWVRHPVRPRGSTFVYAK, from the exons ATGATATACGTCGGCGGGGTTCAATTCTCTACTGGTTCCGATGATTCATCTTCGTCTCAG GGAAAAGATATATTGATGGCCTTAATGGAGCATCCTGCTTTGGTATCTGCATCATCTTCATTTAGTGCCATCCAGGAGAGGAAATTTTCTCTTTCCAATGACTCTCATTTG TTGGTTGGTACTGATGAGGCAACAACCTGTGTAGGTCTTATCATACGAAACCCACAAAGTGGaat GATCTCTGTTGCCCATATGGATTCTCCAAGTATTGTTGAAGTTGGCCTAACCCAGATGTTATCTTCTGTTCTTGATCAAAACAGTGACACCATTTTGGAT GTGCATTTAATTGGTGGTTTCAATGATGTCTCACATCAA CACGAAAATGGTGTTACAAAAAGTCATGAAAAAATAGAGGGATATTCCTTTCCCCTGTGTTCCAAGATAGTTGAAATTCTGGGAAAGAGCATCAACAAGTTCAATATTCAAACTCTACATGTTCTTGGTCATAACACTAGACAAGATTCAGAAGGAAATGCATACCCAATCTTCAATGGTTTCCTG GTGGAAACTGCCACTGGATCAATTTTTCCAGCAAGCTTTGATGGAACTACTAGATGTCCTGATGAACTCGTTAGGAGAATCCGAGTGACTGCTTCTTTTGAGGATCCCAGTTGGCGGGGTAGACTGCTGGAGACATATGACACTCAGTCTGACAAATTCATAATTGCTCCTTGTGCTTG GACCAATCTTCAAGTACATATTGCTCTATCGTATCAAAACCTATCTGATCCAGAAATCCTTCGTATGTGTTCCACTTCACCTTTTGCTGAGGCTCCTGACTTTGTGGATAACCAAAGAAG GCAATGGGAGTATGTATTGGAACACCCAGACTGGAGAGAAACATTTCCCTCCAAACAGCCCCGAATATTTGAGAGGACTGTTGATGGGAGTTGGGTCAGGCACCCTGTGAGGCCCAGAGGCTCTACATTTGTGTATGCCAAATAa
- the LOC116028690 gene encoding protein N-terminal asparagine amidohydrolase isoform X3 encodes MIYVGGVQFSTGSDDSSSSQGKDILMALMEHPALVSASSSFSAIQERKFSLSNDSHLVRTRQIKWVYIFQREYATVDPSLVDLVGTDEATTCVGLIIRNPQSGMISVAHMDSPSIVEVGLTQMLSSVLDQNSDTILDVHLIGGFNDVSHQHENGVTKSHEKIEGYSFPLCSKIVEILGKSINKFNIQTLHVLGHNTRQDSEGNAYPIFNGFLVETATGSIFPASFDGTTRCPDELVRRIRVTASFEDPSWRGRLLETYDTQSDKFIIAPCAWTNLQVHIALSYQNLSDPEILRMCSTSPFAEAPDFVDNQRSLVEKEGKRCILVYLNI; translated from the exons ATGATATACGTCGGCGGGGTTCAATTCTCTACTGGTTCCGATGATTCATCTTCGTCTCAG GGAAAAGATATATTGATGGCCTTAATGGAGCATCCTGCTTTGGTATCTGCATCATCTTCATTTAGTGCCATCCAGGAGAGGAAATTTTCTCTTTCCAATGACTCTCATTTGGTAAGAACAAGACAAATTAAATGGGTCTATATTTTCCAAAGAGAATATGCAACTGTGGATCCTTCACTTGTTGAT TTGGTTGGTACTGATGAGGCAACAACCTGTGTAGGTCTTATCATACGAAACCCACAAAGTGGaat GATCTCTGTTGCCCATATGGATTCTCCAAGTATTGTTGAAGTTGGCCTAACCCAGATGTTATCTTCTGTTCTTGATCAAAACAGTGACACCATTTTGGAT GTGCATTTAATTGGTGGTTTCAATGATGTCTCACATCAA CACGAAAATGGTGTTACAAAAAGTCATGAAAAAATAGAGGGATATTCCTTTCCCCTGTGTTCCAAGATAGTTGAAATTCTGGGAAAGAGCATCAACAAGTTCAATATTCAAACTCTACATGTTCTTGGTCATAACACTAGACAAGATTCAGAAGGAAATGCATACCCAATCTTCAATGGTTTCCTG GTGGAAACTGCCACTGGATCAATTTTTCCAGCAAGCTTTGATGGAACTACTAGATGTCCTGATGAACTCGTTAGGAGAATCCGAGTGACTGCTTCTTTTGAGGATCCCAGTTGGCGGGGTAGACTGCTGGAGACATATGACACTCAGTCTGACAAATTCATAATTGCTCCTTGTGCTTG GACCAATCTTCAAGTACATATTGCTCTATCGTATCAAAACCTATCTGATCCAGAAATCCTTCGTATGTGTTCCACTTCACCTTTTGCTGAGGCTCCTGACTTTGTGGATAACCAAAGAAG TCTTGtagaaaaggaaggaaaaaggTGCATATTGGTATATCTCAACATATGA
- the LOC116028690 gene encoding protein N-terminal asparagine amidohydrolase isoform X4 — MIYVGGVQFSTGSDDSSSSQLVGTDEATTCVGLIIRNPQSGMISVAHMDSPSIVEVGLTQMLSSVLDQNSDTILDVHLIGGFNDVSHQHENGVTKSHEKIEGYSFPLCSKIVEILGKSINKFNIQTLHVLGHNTRQDSEGNAYPIFNGFLVETATGSIFPASFDGTTRCPDELVRRIRVTASFEDPSWRGRLLETYDTQSDKFIIAPCAWTNLQVHIALSYQNLSDPEILRMCSTSPFAEAPDFVDNQRRQWEYVLEHPDWRETFPSKQPRIFERTVDGSWVRHPVRPRGSTFVYAK; from the exons ATGATATACGTCGGCGGGGTTCAATTCTCTACTGGTTCCGATGATTCATCTTCGTCTCAG TTGGTTGGTACTGATGAGGCAACAACCTGTGTAGGTCTTATCATACGAAACCCACAAAGTGGaat GATCTCTGTTGCCCATATGGATTCTCCAAGTATTGTTGAAGTTGGCCTAACCCAGATGTTATCTTCTGTTCTTGATCAAAACAGTGACACCATTTTGGAT GTGCATTTAATTGGTGGTTTCAATGATGTCTCACATCAA CACGAAAATGGTGTTACAAAAAGTCATGAAAAAATAGAGGGATATTCCTTTCCCCTGTGTTCCAAGATAGTTGAAATTCTGGGAAAGAGCATCAACAAGTTCAATATTCAAACTCTACATGTTCTTGGTCATAACACTAGACAAGATTCAGAAGGAAATGCATACCCAATCTTCAATGGTTTCCTG GTGGAAACTGCCACTGGATCAATTTTTCCAGCAAGCTTTGATGGAACTACTAGATGTCCTGATGAACTCGTTAGGAGAATCCGAGTGACTGCTTCTTTTGAGGATCCCAGTTGGCGGGGTAGACTGCTGGAGACATATGACACTCAGTCTGACAAATTCATAATTGCTCCTTGTGCTTG GACCAATCTTCAAGTACATATTGCTCTATCGTATCAAAACCTATCTGATCCAGAAATCCTTCGTATGTGTTCCACTTCACCTTTTGCTGAGGCTCCTGACTTTGTGGATAACCAAAGAAG GCAATGGGAGTATGTATTGGAACACCCAGACTGGAGAGAAACATTTCCCTCCAAACAGCCCCGAATATTTGAGAGGACTGTTGATGGGAGTTGGGTCAGGCACCCTGTGAGGCCCAGAGGCTCTACATTTGTGTATGCCAAATAa